A stretch of the Actinoalloteichus fjordicus genome encodes the following:
- a CDS encoding cytochrome P450 produces MTTAEKHEFPMARTCPFAPPPAYEEIREEEPVSRVRLPDGGWAWVVSRHEDVRTVLNDRRFSADRQHPDFPALVEGEAASRRPDEERFLIAMDPPEHGPARKAVLGEFTVRRLEALRPRIQEIVDERIDMLLAGPQPGDLVDALSLPVPSLVICEMLGVPYADHEFFQENTVKVIKQSTPPEERWAAMGAIQGYMADLIAEKEKNPPDDLLGRQIVTLRANGTYRRTALTSMGLLLLVAGHETTANMISLSTLAFLRNPEQLAMIKADPSRTLSAVEEMLRYFTIIDVATARLCVEDVEVGGQLIRAGEGVLALGYSANRDPRAFENPDELDIERGARHHVAFGFGPHQCLGQNLARMELQIVFDTLFRRVPTLEQAMDIDELPFKDDANIYGLYQLPVTW; encoded by the coding sequence ATGACCACCGCCGAGAAGCACGAGTTCCCCATGGCCCGTACGTGCCCGTTCGCGCCGCCGCCTGCGTACGAGGAGATCCGCGAAGAAGAGCCGGTCTCGCGGGTTCGCCTGCCCGACGGCGGGTGGGCCTGGGTGGTCAGCAGGCACGAAGACGTGCGAACCGTGTTGAACGACCGGCGGTTCAGCGCCGACCGGCAGCATCCGGACTTCCCAGCGCTGGTCGAGGGCGAGGCGGCGTCCCGGCGGCCGGACGAGGAGCGCTTCCTGATCGCCATGGACCCGCCAGAGCACGGGCCTGCGCGCAAGGCCGTACTCGGCGAGTTCACGGTGCGCCGGTTGGAGGCGCTGCGGCCGAGGATCCAGGAGATCGTCGACGAGCGGATCGACATGCTGCTGGCCGGGCCGCAGCCCGGTGACCTGGTGGACGCGCTGTCGCTGCCGGTCCCGTCGCTGGTGATCTGCGAGATGCTGGGTGTGCCCTACGCCGACCATGAGTTCTTCCAGGAGAACACGGTGAAGGTGATCAAGCAGTCGACGCCGCCCGAGGAGCGGTGGGCGGCGATGGGGGCCATCCAGGGCTATATGGCCGACCTCATCGCGGAGAAGGAGAAGAACCCGCCGGACGACCTGCTCGGGCGGCAGATCGTCACGTTGCGCGCGAACGGCACCTACCGGCGGACGGCACTGACAAGCATGGGCTTGCTGCTGCTCGTGGCAGGCCACGAGACGACGGCGAACATGATCTCGCTGTCGACCCTGGCGTTCCTGCGCAACCCGGAGCAGCTCGCGATGATCAAGGCCGACCCGAGCAGAACGCTCAGCGCGGTCGAGGAGATGCTGCGGTACTTCACGATCATCGACGTGGCGACGGCCCGGCTGTGCGTCGAGGACGTCGAGGTCGGCGGGCAGCTGATCCGCGCAGGCGAAGGCGTGCTGGCGCTCGGCTATTCGGCCAACCGGGACCCGAGGGCGTTCGAGAATCCGGACGAACTCGACATCGAGCGCGGCGCCCGCCACCACGTCGCGTTCGGGTTCGGGCCGCACCAGTGCCTGGGCCAGAACCTGGCCCGGATGGAACTCCAGATCGTGTTCGACACGCTGTTCCGCCGTGTCCCCACGCTGGAGCAGGCGATGGACATCGACGAGCTGCCGTTCAAGGACGACGCGAACATCTATGGCCTGTACCAGCTCCCGGTGACCTGGTAG
- a CDS encoding ketopantoate reductase family protein, with product MKILMFGRGVIATLYGWALEQAGHDVEFYVRPGRAATYGDAVDLDLLDARRRVWGQRVVEKWPVRYREALEPDHSFDLIVLSVPHHRLAEATAFLSPRVGHATVLVFGNIWTEPPAAIGTLPVDQIAWGFPQAGGGFDADGVLRGALRPSVVFGTLGRPPTDRERAVRQAFREAGLRIQEQPDFRDWLWVHFALGAGLLSQGLRRGSLSRLVGATSDLREGLLAGRELLPLLQARGLDLRRHRGSVLLFRAPTWLTAPALAWLTAHVALVRVSFSAQSAPDAEEPRAVCRDTLAEARRLNISVPRLEAVEPSFAREGTGQV from the coding sequence GTGAAGATCCTGATGTTCGGCCGAGGCGTGATCGCCACCCTCTACGGCTGGGCCCTGGAACAGGCGGGACATGACGTCGAGTTCTACGTCCGGCCGGGCCGCGCGGCGACGTACGGAGACGCAGTGGACCTCGACCTGCTCGATGCGCGGCGCCGGGTGTGGGGGCAGCGCGTCGTCGAGAAGTGGCCGGTGCGCTACCGCGAGGCACTGGAGCCGGACCACTCCTTCGACCTGATCGTGCTCAGCGTGCCGCACCACCGCCTCGCAGAGGCGACGGCCTTCTTGTCCCCACGTGTCGGCCACGCCACGGTGCTGGTCTTCGGCAACATCTGGACCGAGCCGCCTGCCGCGATCGGCACACTCCCTGTCGACCAGATCGCCTGGGGCTTTCCCCAGGCCGGTGGCGGTTTCGACGCGGACGGCGTGCTCCGTGGGGCGCTGCGGCCGTCGGTCGTCTTCGGCACCCTCGGCCGACCCCCGACCGACCGGGAGCGGGCCGTGCGCCAGGCCTTTCGCGAGGCCGGGCTCCGGATTCAGGAGCAGCCTGACTTCCGAGACTGGCTCTGGGTCCATTTCGCATTGGGTGCAGGCCTGCTCTCGCAAGGCCTGCGGCGGGGTTCCCTGTCCAGACTGGTCGGGGCGACGAGCGACCTGCGCGAGGGGCTGCTGGCCGGCCGCGAGCTGCTGCCGCTCCTCCAGGCGCGCGGCCTCGACCTGCGACGTCACCGGGGCAGTGTGCTGCTGTTCCGGGCGCCCACCTGGCTGACGGCCCCCGCGCTCGCCTGGCTGACTGCTCATGTCGCGCTCGTGCGCGTGAGTTTCTCGGCTCAGTCCGCCCCCGACGCCGAGGAGCCGCGTGCGGTCTGCCGGGACACCCTGGCCGAAGCACGACGGTTGAACATCTCGGTACCGCGCCTGGAAGCGGTGGAGCCGAGCTTCGCGCGGGAGGGGACGGGGCAGGTTTGA
- a CDS encoding TetR/AcrR family transcriptional regulator, which produces MTADKPLRADARRNRDVLIAKAREVFDAGDFFDLRFDDFARLAGVGTGTLYRHFPTREALAEAVYRGEVAVLCDRARLLQTTLPATEALATFLRGMVDHIDTHEGLARTLATIMADRSGALAEGSRALEQAVTDLVAAAVQDGAVRDDVDAGAVMMALHGIGAAHDRPNWRAEADDVITLVLAGLRRPR; this is translated from the coding sequence ATGACCGCCGACAAGCCGCTGCGGGCCGACGCCCGACGCAACCGCGATGTCCTGATCGCCAAGGCGCGAGAGGTCTTCGACGCAGGCGACTTCTTCGACCTGCGCTTCGATGACTTCGCCCGCCTGGCCGGGGTGGGCACCGGCACGCTGTACCGCCACTTCCCCACAAGGGAGGCCCTGGCCGAGGCGGTCTACCGAGGGGAGGTCGCCGTGCTGTGCGACCGCGCCCGCCTGCTACAGACCACGCTGCCCGCGACGGAGGCCTTGGCGACCTTCCTACGCGGCATGGTCGACCACATAGACACCCACGAGGGCCTGGCTCGGACGCTGGCCACGATCATGGCCGATCGCTCGGGCGCCCTCGCCGAGGGCAGCCGGGCGCTGGAGCAGGCGGTCACCGACCTGGTGGCCGCCGCCGTGCAGGACGGCGCCGTTCGCGACGACGTGGACGCCGGTGCCGTGATGATGGCGCTGCACGGCATCGGTGCGGCCCATGACCGCCCGAACTGGCGGGCCGAGGCCGACGATGTCATCACCCTCGTGCTGGCCGGGCTGCGCCGCCCGCGATGA
- a CDS encoding cytochrome P450, with protein sequence MASDDGLDTTSMPHHSDDHASDRPGSGGADSAGPDAEPDGVLSLPFPDAFGLDPSPTWAALRSNRPIVRVRTLTGDEVWLVTRYADVRTVLGDPRFSRALTVRPGAPRTAVATPRPQAMTAMDPPEHTRLRKLVTKAFTHRRMQQMRPWIAETAERLADRLADQPQPVDARAHFALPLPIAVICELLGVPADDRPLFQRWSEQVYSMELAQRSQVEADYGSLEAYIGELVATKRRALTTDQAPADLLAELILVRDERDALSEDELVSLGLTLLVAGHETTANQIGSFLITLLREPARWQRLVSAPEDIPTAVEELLRFNRLGETGQYRVAAEDVELAGVRIRAGDGVIAAIGSADRDAAAFDAPDELRLARTDNPHLAFGHGVHHCLGAPLARVELQESLRVLTARFPTMRLAVAPEELRWRRVLISGVAELPVSL encoded by the coding sequence ATGGCGAGCGACGACGGGCTCGACACGACGTCGATGCCGCACCACTCCGACGACCACGCTTCCGACCGACCGGGCTCCGGCGGGGCGGACTCGGCGGGACCGGACGCCGAACCCGACGGGGTGCTGTCCCTCCCCTTCCCCGACGCCTTCGGGCTGGACCCGTCCCCGACCTGGGCCGCCCTGCGCTCGAACCGGCCGATCGTCCGAGTCCGGACACTGACCGGCGACGAGGTCTGGCTGGTGACCCGCTATGCCGACGTCCGCACCGTGCTCGGCGACCCGCGGTTCTCCCGCGCGCTGACGGTGCGGCCGGGGGCGCCTCGGACCGCCGTGGCCACGCCGAGGCCGCAGGCCATGACGGCGATGGACCCGCCGGAGCACACCAGGCTGCGCAAGCTGGTCACCAAGGCCTTCACCCATCGGCGCATGCAGCAGATGCGGCCCTGGATCGCCGAGACCGCCGAGAGACTGGCCGACCGGTTGGCGGATCAGCCGCAGCCGGTGGACGCCAGAGCGCATTTCGCGCTCCCGCTCCCCATCGCGGTCATCTGCGAGTTGCTCGGCGTCCCTGCCGACGACCGGCCGCTGTTCCAACGCTGGTCCGAGCAGGTCTACAGCATGGAACTCGCGCAGCGGAGTCAGGTGGAGGCGGACTACGGCAGCCTGGAGGCCTACATCGGCGAGCTGGTCGCCACGAAGCGCCGGGCCCTCACCACCGATCAGGCTCCCGCCGACCTGCTGGCGGAGCTGATCCTCGTGCGGGACGAACGAGACGCGCTCTCCGAGGACGAACTCGTCTCGCTCGGCCTCACGCTGTTGGTCGCCGGGCACGAGACGACGGCGAACCAGATCGGCAGCTTCCTGATCACGCTGCTGCGCGAGCCCGCCCGATGGCAGCGGCTCGTGTCGGCTCCGGAGGACATCCCGACCGCCGTCGAGGAGCTGCTGCGGTTCAACCGGCTCGGCGAGACCGGGCAGTACCGCGTGGCGGCCGAGGACGTCGAGCTGGCCGGGGTGCGGATTCGCGCGGGCGACGGGGTGATCGCGGCCATCGGCTCGGCCGATCGCGACGCTGCGGCCTTCGACGCGCCGGACGAGCTGCGGCTGGCACGGACGGACAATCCACACCTGGCATTCGGGCACGGCGTGCACCACTGCCTCGGTGCGCCGCTCGCCCGTGTCGAACTCCAGGAGAGCCTGCGAGTGCTCACCGCGCGGTTCCCGACGATGCGCCTCGCGGTGGCGCCGGAGGAGCTGCGCTGGCGACGCGTCTTGATCAGCGGAGTCGCCGAACTACCGGTGTCGCTGTGA
- a CDS encoding LOG family protein — protein MRICVFCGSSDGRGRVYLDAARTLGRLISRRGDVLVYGGAAVGVMGAVADASLDAGGRVVGVIPRQLVEREIAHPRLTTLHVVADMHERKAMMAANADAFIAMPGGAGTLEELFEIWTWAQLGLHAKPIGLLDVNGYYEPLRAMIDHMTTEGFLQERHSRALLIDSDAERLLDRFADYRAPGPKWAPHEAAEAADLFGITEK, from the coding sequence GTGCGGATTTGTGTGTTCTGCGGATCGTCTGACGGCCGAGGCCGGGTCTATCTCGACGCGGCGCGCACGCTGGGACGGCTGATCTCCCGACGTGGCGACGTACTCGTCTACGGCGGGGCCGCCGTCGGCGTGATGGGCGCCGTCGCCGATGCGAGCCTGGACGCGGGCGGCCGAGTGGTCGGGGTGATCCCCCGTCAGCTCGTGGAACGCGAGATCGCCCATCCGAGACTGACGACGCTCCATGTCGTCGCCGACATGCATGAGCGCAAGGCCATGATGGCCGCGAACGCGGATGCCTTCATCGCGATGCCGGGCGGGGCGGGCACGCTGGAGGAACTGTTCGAGATCTGGACCTGGGCACAGCTCGGCCTGCACGCCAAGCCGATCGGCCTGCTCGACGTGAACGGCTATTACGAGCCGCTGCGGGCGATGATCGATCACATGACCACCGAGGGCTTCCTCCAGGAGCGGCACAGCAGGGCGCTGCTGATCGACTCCGACGCCGAGCGGCTGCTCGACAGGTTCGCCGACTACCGGGCGCCGGGCCCGAAATGGGCTCCCCACGAAGCCGCGGAGGCCGCCGACTTGTTCGGGATCACCGAGAAGTGA
- a CDS encoding Bcr/CflA family multidrug efflux MFS transporter yields MSFTGQLTDTTRTAPSVPSRWRLALILGAITAVGPLSIDMYLPAFPDISVEFDSTAAQVQLTLTACLIGLAFGQLLAGPLSDALGRRRPLLVGVAVYLIASLLCAFAPSTTVLVVLRFVQGMAGAAGLVIARAIIRDLYTGVAAAKFFSMLMLVTGAAPILAPMIGSQLLSFTSWRGVFIILAVYGVVMGIAALVSLPDTLPREQRRRGGVKDTLGSFGRLFQDRSFVGYALAGGLSFATIFAYVSASPFVLQVVYEVSPQVYGLLFALNSVGILIFGQINGWLVGRVAPRTLLNIGMAASVTASLALLFLVSTGLFGLPGVMVALFVGVSSLGLVMPNATTLALAEYPNAAGAASALLGTLQFLLGALAAPLVSLGGENTALPMAVVMAAVSLGALVIYRTMTRPIPAEEQELAAVINEETGAEAAATSVR; encoded by the coding sequence CCGCGTTCCCGGACATCAGCGTCGAGTTCGACTCGACCGCGGCCCAGGTGCAGTTGACCCTCACCGCCTGTCTGATCGGCCTGGCGTTCGGCCAGCTGCTGGCCGGTCCGCTCAGCGACGCGCTGGGCCGACGCAGGCCGCTGCTGGTCGGCGTCGCCGTCTACCTGATCGCCTCCCTGCTCTGCGCCTTCGCGCCCTCGACCACGGTGCTCGTGGTGCTCCGCTTCGTGCAGGGCATGGCGGGGGCGGCCGGGCTCGTCATCGCCAGGGCGATCATCCGCGACCTGTACACCGGCGTGGCCGCAGCGAAGTTCTTCTCGATGCTGATGCTGGTCACCGGCGCCGCACCGATCCTGGCTCCGATGATCGGCAGTCAGCTGCTGAGCTTCACGTCCTGGCGCGGCGTCTTCATCATCCTCGCCGTGTACGGCGTGGTGATGGGCATCGCCGCACTGGTCAGCCTGCCCGACACCCTGCCGAGGGAGCAGCGGCGCCGAGGCGGAGTGAAGGACACCCTCGGCAGCTTCGGCCGCCTGTTCCAGGACCGCTCCTTCGTCGGCTACGCGCTGGCGGGCGGCCTGAGCTTCGCAACGATCTTCGCCTACGTGTCGGCGTCCCCGTTCGTCCTTCAGGTGGTCTACGAGGTCTCGCCGCAGGTCTACGGCCTGCTGTTCGCGCTGAACTCGGTGGGCATCCTGATCTTCGGACAGATCAACGGCTGGCTCGTCGGCCGGGTCGCGCCCCGCACCCTGCTCAACATCGGCATGGCCGCCTCGGTCACGGCCAGCCTCGCGCTGCTGTTCCTGGTGAGCACCGGCCTGTTCGGCCTGCCCGGGGTGATGGTCGCGCTGTTCGTCGGCGTCTCCAGCCTCGGCCTGGTCATGCCCAACGCGACGACGCTCGCCCTCGCGGAGTACCCCAACGCCGCAGGCGCGGCATCGGCGCTGCTGGGGACGTTGCAGTTCCTGCTCGGCGCGCTGGCGGCTCCGCTGGTCAGCCTCGGCGGCGAGAACACTGCGCTGCCGATGGCGGTGGTCATGGCAGCGGTCTCACTCGGCGCGCTGGTCATCTACCGCACGATGACCCGTCCCATCCCGGCCGAGGAGCAGGAACTCGCGGCCGTGATCAACGAGGAGACCGGGGCGGAGGCCGCCGCCACCAGCGTCCGCTGA